The Caulifigura coniformis genome includes a region encoding these proteins:
- a CDS encoding DUF1559 domain-containing protein, translated as MPESRRRIGFTLIELLVVIAIIAILIALLLPAVQQAREAARRTQCKNNLKQMGLALHNYESTYKRLPMLIVADTCDIGGVPRFPGGNSSYDDDGVNWTASILPYMDQSPVYNRLTLSPWWGKFGATELYAASVGNPASGAVIPGCETPLEAFKCPSSILPRFVPASWTIPGNVVAGQTSTTRAIGWPTTDYKGAGGSARGDFGPMQKNCEVPGGHEFRDVTDGLSNTLLIGESSIVTSNNNPVVDGSSTGIQDWPTMYFTCGDDEMSRTNGRTNAPINNGVSAMRMAYGINDDANGSFHTGGCQFVLGDGSVRFISENISIQTYSNLHDISDGVPIGEF; from the coding sequence ATGCCAGAGTCACGACGACGAATCGGATTTACCCTGATCGAGTTGCTGGTGGTGATTGCCATTATCGCCATCCTCATCGCGCTGCTTCTGCCTGCGGTGCAACAGGCGCGCGAAGCCGCGCGGCGAACTCAGTGCAAGAACAACCTGAAGCAAATGGGGCTCGCACTTCATAACTATGAGAGCACCTACAAGCGTCTTCCGATGCTGATCGTGGCGGATACGTGCGATATTGGCGGCGTGCCGCGATTCCCGGGCGGAAACTCGTCATACGATGACGACGGGGTGAACTGGACCGCCTCGATTCTTCCGTACATGGACCAGAGTCCTGTCTACAACCGGCTGACGCTGTCACCGTGGTGGGGAAAGTTCGGGGCCACGGAGTTGTATGCCGCCTCGGTCGGCAACCCGGCCTCCGGCGCTGTGATTCCGGGCTGCGAGACGCCGTTGGAGGCGTTCAAGTGTCCGTCGTCGATCCTTCCCCGGTTCGTGCCTGCCAGCTGGACGATTCCCGGGAACGTCGTTGCCGGGCAGACGAGCACGACCCGCGCAATCGGCTGGCCGACGACTGACTACAAAGGGGCCGGTGGCTCGGCACGCGGTGACTTTGGCCCGATGCAGAAGAACTGTGAAGTGCCTGGAGGCCATGAGTTCCGAGACGTGACCGACGGCCTCAGCAATACGTTGCTGATCGGCGAGTCCTCGATTGTCACCTCGAACAACAACCCGGTCGTCGATGGTTCGTCAACCGGCATCCAGGACTGGCCGACGATGTACTTCACTTGCGGCGACGACGAAATGTCCCGCACGAACGGTCGGACGAACGCGCCGATCAACAACGGCGTGAGCGCCATGCGGATGGCGTATGGCATCAACGACGATGCGAACGGCAGCTTCCATACGGGGGGATGCCAGTTCGTTCTCGGCGATGGTTCAGTGCGATTCATCAGCGAAAACATCTCGATTCAGACGTACAGCAACCTGCACGACATCTCGGATGGCGTCCCGATCGGCGAGTTCTGA